Proteins encoded by one window of Primulina huaijiensis isolate GDHJ02 chromosome 1, ASM1229523v2, whole genome shotgun sequence:
- the LOC140972003 gene encoding F-box protein At5g07610-like, producing MECRNSPFGWKKYYVCNPTSKNIRKLIFKNKKKEMLSGLCLAFDPLKSPNYRVVCVKDKEDSLMEYIIKVYDSKDHAWSSLGLPFSDLPNTQFCNGIYLNNGIYWIKPRARSRFLDLGKGFVADLPTIIFPRRKMGESHKNYVLESNGHIHCVSLYLQVKTKSVLVFELAEDNSCWVQTFRADLSPISTVFPEMNGAEFNVLGIVRGEKEEDSVVLLQFHHKIVFYRLSDGEFGLIFDLKMQGFGRYCRLQFDRNHVFQLVETLAPL from the coding sequence ATGGAGTGCAGAAATTCTCCCTTCGGATGGAAGAAGTACTACGTCTGCAATCCCACaagtaaaaatattagaaaattgattttcaagaacaagaagaaagaaATGCTTTCAGGACTCTGTCTGGCTTTCGATCCTCTAAAATCACCAAATTATAGAGTTGTTTGTGTGAAAGATAAGGAAGATTCACTCATGGAATACATCATCAAAGTTTATGATTCCAAAGATCATGCATGGTCCAGTTTGGGCCTCCCATTTTCAGATTTACCCAACACTCAATTCTGCAATGGGATATACTTGAACAATGGGATTTATTGGATCAAGCCTCGCGCGAGATCTCGTTTCTTGGATCTTGGAAAGGGATTTGTAGCAGACCTTCCAACAATCATATTTCCCCGAAGGAAAATGGGGGAAAGTCACAAGAACTACGTACTTGAATCCAATGGACACATTCATTGTGTTTCTTTGTATTTACAAGTTAAGACAAAATCTGTGTTGGTATTTGAGTTGGCAGAGGATAATTCTTGTTGGGTTCAGACATTTCGCGCTGATTTGAGTCCGATTTCAACTGTTTTTCCAGAGATGAATGGTGCAGAATTTAATGTTTTAGGTATTGTTAGAGGAGAAAAGGAAGAAGATTCGGTTGTCTTGCTTCAATTTCATCATAAGATTGTGTTTTATAGGCTCTCGGACGGTGAATTTGGGCTCATATTCGACTTGAAAATGCAAGGATTTGGTAGATATTGTAGGCTTCAGTTTGATCGGAACCATGTGTTCCAGCTGGTTGAGACTTTGGCTCCCCTTTGA
- the LOC140958060 gene encoding F-box protein At5g07610-like, with protein sequence MVGRIDDLLTLIFFFLPARPLIRFQLVSKHWRSLISDERFFYLHTLRFRAHKQPSFILQANLPAFFYFNHMDKTFRLFRIGFSYSKILQSCNGLLLMECRNSPFGWKKYYLCNPTSKNIRNLIFENKKKELISGLSLAFDPLKSPNYKVVCVKGKEDSLFEYIIEVYDSKDHAWSSLDPLFSDLPNTQFRNGIYLNNGIYWIKPRAQDHVSWILKRDL encoded by the coding sequence ATGGTCGGCAGGATCGACGATTTACTgacattaattttctttttcctccCAGCAAGACCCTTGATCAGATTCCAATTGGTGAGCAAACACTGGAGATCTCTCATCTCCGACGAGCGGTTCTTTTATCTCCACACCCTCCGTTTTCGTGCCCATAAGCAGCCTTCGTTCATCCTTCAAGCGAACTTACCGGCGTTTTTTTACTTCAATCACATGGATAAAACCTTCCGCCTCTTCCGTATCGGGTTTTCCTATTCCAAGATATTGCAATCTTGTAATGGGTTGTTATTGATGGAGTGCAGAAATTCTCCCTTCGGATGGAAGAAGTACTACCTCTGCAATCCCACaagtaaaaatattagaaatttgattttcgAGAACAAGAAGAAAGAACTAATTTCAGGACTCAGTCTGGCTTTCGATCCTCTAAAATCACCAAATTATAAGGTTGTTTGTGTGAAAGGTAAGGAAGATTCACTCTTTGAATACATAATCGAAGTTTATGACTCCAAAGATCATGCATGGTCCAGCTTGGACCCCCTATTTTCAGATTTACCCAACACTCAATTCCGCAATGGGATATACTTGAACAATGGGATTTACTGGATCAAGCCACGCGCGCAAGATCACGTTTCTTGGATCTTGAAAAGGGATCTGTAG